The DNA window TTCATGTCTAAAGGTATTACTTTTGAGAGGCAGAAGATTTTTCCCCCCAGTAATTACTGAGAATTATCTCATTCTCCAGAATGATGCTCCCTGCATCAGTCTTGCTGTGTTTTGAGTTCCTCATGCCAAGTTCCTTAAACTTCTGAAACACTGACCCCAGTTGGATTTTTCATTAGCATCTCACAGTAACCTGTAAAAATAGAGCAGGTACGATACCCTCATTTAACAGAGAAGTGAGTTCAAAGATGTGAGAGGCAAGCAGTCAGAGGTAGGGCTGGAATTCGTAGCCAGTTTCCCAGCTCTTGCAAACCCATGCTCATATTTTACATTAGGCCCCAAAATGTATAACCCTGATGCTTTTCCTTGATGCAAAACTATCTTCACATTGTGTTTTCTAAGAAACATGTTCATTTAAACTTCCTGCTACTTCCCGTACGAGTAGCTCAAGGTAActttaatgaaaattattaacACGGTCTCTTTTCTGGAACAGTTACATAAGACGTTCTGCTTGAGGTTCTTTGTGTTTGGCTTTTCTGTTGCATGGACAGGGCACGTTACTTTTATAAAGTTAAGTAACTCACCAGTGCATTCAATGGCAAAGGGAGAGTATGCAGAAACAACTTTCAACTTCAAACACCAAGTTTTAACAACACTTACTCTGTAACTATCATCTCTTTATTCTAAAAATCCAATCTCCCAAGCACAGTGACTCCTTCCCTAATGACACATTTCCTCCTAAGTCACGAAGTGGGTTTTAAACCGCCCGGCCATACTCTGTTCCCCAGAGGAGGAGCTGATCGGTTTCCCTGTTGCTCTCTGGAAACCCGAGGCTGCACGATGGCTACTCATCTAGTTTATTTCTAAGCACGTTTTATCAGTGGCGTCTCCACCTAGATGTGACGACAGCCACACAAAACAGTCTGGAGTGGGCAGCGTTTCTGGACATCGCTGAGAGGTGGCAACAGCCTGTGCCCTCAAGTGGCCTTCTgtccttgtcttctttctttcctagaCTCTGGCTATGCTTACAAGGGTACAATAGTATGCAAACAGCCTTACACTGATTTGCTTACAAGAGGCCTTGTTGATCGGAAAGGCTGGCTTGTACTTACACTCTGCCCTTTTGGCAAATGTCAGACTTTCTCAATAGCACTTCAGAGGAAATGTTGTTTTGAAGACGATTACTGGATCTGACCAGAATAGACACAGCACCACCCACATTGCTCAATGCTCAGACATTGCATCTTTGCTTTTCCCCGTGTCACTGATTTTTGGTAAAGTGTTCCGAAACTTGAATTATTGATGGAACCAGTTTCGCAAGTACACATCTTCCTGAAGTTCTTGCTCTCTTTAAAGCAGGCCGTAGGGCCCATGGCAAGAATGTTTGGAAGGAAGTTTCTGAGACTTCGAGATTTAATTTGTATAAGTAATCCTGGCTCTTTCCCCACTTCAGGAATCtgattcttcttcctcctcctcctcctcttctgtcacATGGCTCCTTGTGCTCAACTCCAGTGCAGTTTGGTTGATGGATGCTTCATTGTCTACATGCACCGACATCTGCTTTAGCCAAGGACATCATGGATTAGTAGGGAGGGCACCGGCCTCAAAAACAGCACATTTTAACCCGAATCTCAATTGTGTGTTCATTCCCAGTATTTACCACTAAGAGGTATGACCACTTTCCTATTTCTCCAAATTCTACCCCAGGCTTCCCTCCAACCTGCATTGCTAAAATGGGAAGTTAAATGCCCTAGATCTCACAGAATATCGCCTGATTTACAAACATGGTTCTTATATAAGAATTATGCTGGCTTAGATGTACTACTTTCAAATGGGTTTAAAGGGCTTCACACAACTAACTGTTCAAATGTCGTATATTTAGAAAGATTATGATTTTACTGATTTAAATGAGGGAATCTGGGAAGAGGGAGGATACAATGAAGACTAGAACTCACTTGTTAGCACCATGCTTTGCAATTGAAGTTATCTTCTATTTCTGAACCCCACATTACTTGTTCACAGAGCAAGAGGTCTGCCACGTCCCTGCAAAGACCTCTCCTCTCCTTGTGTTCATTAAAGTAATGCAAAAGGTAGATGACTAGGATGGTGGAGGCAATATAAGTACctaatgaatgaatcaatcatgGTGTAACCAGCTGGGCTGTTCTTGTCTAAAACAGTAATACTAAGTAGTCAGTTTATAAAACTAGAAAATTCTTATCAGTACTTCCCAGTCCCTTGGGCTTCGTAATGTAATTTACAACAATTTTTGACCTCCAAACATCACGACAGCAGAATGGGCTTCgcactccctccccactccaacACTTCACTAGCTTACGTCATGTGACTGTTCACGTGCAGCTTGAGAAGGCAGCATCTCATCCCCTCTTCTGGAACTAATCATTGATTGGAGGGCCAGTTCTTCAACCTAGAAAAGAACAGTGAAGGACATTTTCCTTACTATTTCCCTGGGCTACTGATGCGGGAAAGTTTTACTGTCCATGCTGTAGACGGTTGGCATCATGAGAGGAAGTGAAAACAGTGTAATCTCCCTGCCGCAGGAGAGAGCGGGTTGGAAGCCTCCAGTCCCTTTCCCCTGGGTGTACAGGTGCCCCAACTGAGCCAGGGCTTCCACTCCCCCAGCCCTAGCGGctctgggaagaaaacaaagagtgaGTCCTTAAAAAAAGCCAAGTGTCATCTTCTGATTCCACAGAGGGCAGATTCCTTAGGTGTGAGCTCTCCACCTAGTAATGAGAAACTGAAGGTGGGAAGAACGGGAAATGGAATTGTTCTCAGGAACATAAAGAAATTTAGGCTTTGGAGTTCATTATCAACACACGCACATTAGGTACCTGTACAGGTACTGTGGTGCCCTGAGAATGTTAAGTGTGGGCTACGACAAATGTCCTGAGGAAAAGTGCTTATACATTGATATGTCACAGTTGTGCACAATGCTTCTCAGTTTACAATGGGCTTTCACAACCCTTAGCTCCCTTGGACTTAGGATCCTGAAGAAGGGTGCCGAGCAGGAATTATCAGGATCATGGGGCTGAAGGGTGAATGGTAATGCACAGGTCTGGGAAATGGTCCTGGTGGGCCTAAATCTCTGTTCCCGGTCAAGGCCGTGGAGTCTGTCACCGCTGTGGAAAGACAAAGTGGGAACTGCAACAAGTCTCTTCTCTCGGGCCTCGTTGTCCGTCGCACAGTGGGAGACTGTGCGAGTCTCTTCTAGCTTTGCAATGCTAGAGCTATTTCAAGCGGCAATACAGCCTGGGAAGAGTGGCTCGTAAAACCTGCATTTCCGGGAGGTCTGGTGTGGGAATGAACTCGCCAAACGTGCAGACTGCCGGGCCTCAACCTAGACCTACAGGATCAAGGTTCTGAGCTGGGCCCGCGATCTCAAAACAAGCTCACCCGGAGCTTGTTTACCACCAGGTCAGCACCCCAACCGCCAGGTGAGGAAGGGATCACCAGCAGCAACGCTGCACTGCGGACGCCTGGGGGCCGAGTAGAGCCGAGCCGGGGcactgtggggtggaggggggcccCGAGGTGACGGGGCGGGTGGGGGCTGCGCTGCGGGGTCACCTTGAGCCGGTTCAACTGGTCGTGCAGTGCCGCCTTCAACCGGAGCAACGTCTCCTCCTCCTTGCGCAGCTCCTGGAGCCTGCTCAGCATCGTGTCTcctcaggcagcccagcctgccGGGCGCTCGGTGATGATGTCACAGCCTGTGTCCCGGAAATGGAACTGCAGGCTGGCTGCACGTGGGATGAGGCGCTTCCTGCCCTCTCTGCCGGGAGGATCCCGAGGCTTTAAACCCGTAAAACCCAAACTCGAATAGTAATCAGGATTCCTGAAAAACAGGGCCTTGAACAGTATGGAACCGGGAGATAAAACTAATGTGACGttggatttatattttaaatttgattttagagagggaaacatcgatgctGCTGCTCCACTTCATGCAATGGTCAatttttgtatgtgccccgaGGACCAAgtgcaaccttggcctatgggACATTCTAACCAATGGAGCAACCTGCCTAGGGTTAAGTGGTTAACACCACGAAACCTCCTTTTGAAGGCAGATTATCAGCAACATCCAGCACAGAAACAAGCTCCCATGTTGGTTGTTGGAGGCAGATTCCCAGTTGCATGAAAATGTTTCCCAGGAGACCGCGGAAGTGAGCATGAAAATAAAGCAGCCAGCAAATTGGAAGATGGTGCCCTTATGAGCTAGGGAACTGGGATCTCTGGAATCTGCAAATGGATTGTCACTCTTGCCTCAGCTTTGACTGCCaataggaaggaaaaaacccCCCTAACATGAAGTCAACTCTAGGGTAATGACATTCAACcatctaaaagaaaaaactaacatGCCTTGGGTACATGCTTGACCAACATATGCATTCCAGAATATGCAAACTGGAAAATACTTCTGGCACTATTCCAAGAGCCAAAACAGGAGGGCGGCAAGCATACCCTCTAAGCCTTGTCCCAGGTTGTACACAAGCACTCTTAAGGAAACCGGGTTTTCTCACTGCTGCATCTCAGATGTGCATTCTGATCACGCCCTCCTGTGGTTACTAGAAATGTCAAATCTTTATGAAATTCTctagtttttttgggggggggggggtggcagttAAATTTTAACAGTTTCGGTGTATTTCTGATTCAAGTTTTCTCACTACTATCTCTTTCTCAAAACATTGCTTACAAAATGGATTGGACTTTACATTATATTTATGGAGCATTCTCCCTTCAATTCAACAGCATGGACTTTGTATAAATCCAACAATCCATTTTAGACCAGACCGTTAACAAATGAAAGGCTGGGGTTATAGAGAACAAGTGTCACCAGAAACAATTCTAAGCAAGAGTCACACAACAGATGCAACGAGTCATGTTTCTCACTGCCTTTGACACATTTATTCAAAACTAGCTGTCTGTGCTTTATGGGATAAACAACTGTAAGTTTATGCCACAGGCTTCTTTTCTTCCGTGGTGGGCTTCTTCTCTGCAGGCTTCTTCTCGGCTGCTGGTTTCTTGGTAGCTGCAGCCTTTTTCCCCACCACAGGCTTCTTCTGCTTCTTAACGCCAaccaccttctttcctttctttcctaccACAGGCTTCTTGCCTGGAACCCCCTTCTCATCTGATTTGGCTTttagtgctgctgctgctctatCCACCCGGAGCTTGTGCTGCaataaattaggaagaaaatctaaaaaatcaCATCTTTCTAAAGACTTGTTGTATCTGCAAAAACCCAAATTATCACTCACATTCCTGGCCTGGCGAAGAATAGTGTTCCGGCGCATGGTCTTTGCGTATGGATTTAACTTCAACATGATTCTCAGGTTTTTCAGTGGATTCTTCTTCAGGACTCTGCGATGAATCTTCTTGCTATTAAGAGATAGAcagtatattaacattttattccaTTATCCACATTTTTAagaaccctcacccaaggacatgctttttaaaaaactgactttAGAGGCAAGGAGAGAGCAGCAGtcactggctgcctcccatacacaccctgaccagggatcaaagctacaaccttttggtgtatggaactgacactccaattaactgagccaaccagccaggCCTACATTACCCACGGTTTACAAATAACCAACTCATTATAGTGATGTTGGGGCAAGAATTACTGTAAATACCGCAACTTTACCGTGGTGCTCGGAGGGCTCGTTGGATCTCTGGACTTTTTAAGATTCTGCTGAGGTCTGTATTGAGCATCTTGTGCATGGGAAGgctgaaagaaaaatcaagaaaatgttgaaaagatGCCCAATTCTTATTTCTCATGTGATTAAAATGAACCTCAATGTTTAACCATTTAAAGCTCCCCAGAATTCAATGAAAATTTTCAACTCCCCTATCACTCCCCACAGCATCTCACCATATCAGCATATTGCATTTGTACATACAGGGAAATAGCAACACAAAACAATCCACTTAGACTAAAACACGCAAACCAACTCTGAATGTGAACAGGCATGGTATAAACATCTATGAATGGATTCATATGTGAATATGCAGACACTCACTTGTAGTTACTCTTGAGGGAGGCTGCTTTACGCCAAGTGCCATACAGATCATCTAACTTGCGGAAAGCACTTTCAGTCCAAATGCAGAAACGGCCCACATGCCCACCAGGAGCAAGTTTCAAAATGTTCAGTTTGCTTACATTAAGCAGAGTAATTCCTTTTAAAGGGAAAGGAGAATTCAGGAATGTGTATTTCAACAGAAGAAACACAAATCGTCTTACACGGACCGTAAGTGGAATCTCATCATAATAAAAGTTGAGTAAATTTGCATAGTTCAGGGTATCAAACACGAAAGCAGTAGAATAATTACCAGGAATGTTTCTGAAGGCTTTGTTGATACCGTTGTCCTCATTATAAATGATGCAGGGCCCCCTGCGCTGGATCCGACGACGGTTTCTCATTTTGCCCTTGCCAGCTCTCATTCGCTGAGAGGCATAGACCTATGAAGCGAGGAGGTTTTGTGTTCTGATTAAGACTATCCTGTAATGGATCTTCAGAGTTAAAAACCACATATATAGACAATGGTATACCACGTAGCCTAGGGACGTAGTTAAGAAGGATACCTCCCATCTATGTTTGTGTTAAGCACTGAGTCACAGGAGGACAAAACCACCTAACACATTTCTCAGACTGTATCTCTGTTAAGCAGTGCGTGACTATAACACGGTTCCAGTGTACTTGCTCGCACACGTAATCATATCCAAGACTTGTGGTTAATACTACCCTTcagcaatctttaaaaaaaaaaaattactgatttttctgagagaaagacaaagaatcaaaaacatcaatttgtggttgcacTTATGGgcgcattcattagttgattcttgtatgtgccctgactgggtactgAACGTGCAAACTTGCAGGCATACTGGGGTGATGTCCCAACAAAATTACCCAGCCAAGGCAgcaatgttttgaaaattaaattctgaCAAATTTGTGAAGGACTACCAACGTTAAACCTACCTTTTTGATATCATTCCAGGCCTTAAGCTTCTTAAGAAGCAAAACAGCCTCCTTGGTTTTCTTGTAGCTTTCAACTTTATCTTCAACCACCAAAGGAAGTTCAGGAACTTCCTCAATACGATGACCTGACAAAGCCAATTAACACTGAGCTGGTTACCCTGAAACTTTTGAAAAATGGAAAGTTTACATAACCCACAAAAGCAAAGTGGTATACAATTTACCCAATCAGAACTTCCACAAATATCATGTGTTTCAGAAACACGGACCAATTAAGTGGAATCTCATCATTTTGACAGTTAAAAACAACAGGCAACATGAAGTAGAAAGTTTTCTAATAAACTAAATCACTGTATTTGAATTACTTCCATGTTATAGTATTCACGGGTAACTGATTTGTCAGACTGAACAGAGTATTTGGTAGAAGGAAAAAATGGGTATCCTGTACCACTCCTGCAATATAAAATACATCACAAACCTTTAGACATGACCAGCGCTGGTAAGGCCGAGGCAGCTAGGGCAGAGCAGATTGCGTATCGTTTCTGTGTTGTGTTCACTCTGCGGTGCCAACGGCGCCAGGTTTTGGTTGGTGCAAACATGCGGCCCCCACGACACATCTATTTTTCTAAGTTAAGAATCATATTTCTCAAATGTTAGGAATTAAAAAAGGTTATGTCTTGCTCAGTAAGAATTTTCGTCAACCTCCTGAACCAGCTTACTGACAGCAGGCAACTGTCGCCGAGAACAGAGTAAGACGCAAATTACAACATCATTGCAAGTAAAACTTTCTAACGTAAAGCCACTGTTGGAATCTTCCAGATTCTAAATCTGTCTAGAGTTAGCTAAACACTATTAGTATTttggacaaaaatattttcaaactactAACATGAATAAACCAGGACCAGTCTGCTAAATTCCATGACGGCTGATAAGTAGgtagtgacaaaaaaaaaaagatacgtTTCCAAAAGCACCCTGGCCGGAACGATGAGTTCCACCACCTCGAACTCTGGGAATTCGAGCCACAGCTCTACCAGTACCCCACGACTCGGCACTGGTTTGATGTCCtgaaattggaaagaaataaagttttagcTACCCCACCATATCAATGTGACAGTTATGCACGGCAGCAAACAGCATCAGAACATCCAGGAAAATCATCTGATTCAGAAACACGGACCAATGGAGTGGAATGTCATCACTGCTGTTAAGCAGCTCTTAAAACATCAAAACATGAAAGATCCAAATCCATACCTGCCAATTCACTGACAGCATAGGGCTGTCTATTGTTTTTGCGCAAGTTGGTGTGAACAAAGTTCACAATATCTGGTCGAATGGGAGCCTTGAACACAGCAGGCAAAGTGACATTTTTGCCAGATGATTCCCCCTTTTCGGAGTACACTGATATCAGCGGACGAGCACACGCCTGGGAAAAAGGAAAACGTATTTATACTGACAAGAAATGTCAGAAGCACTCTTCTCATGTGCCATCAATGCCATTAAATGCTCAGTTACAAGAGTCCAGAGTTTAGTGAGGGTGACACTGCCTAAAGCTAAAACAAGGGCTACGTTACAAACGCGTCACGTCTACTAACTTCAATAATTCTTACCTGGAAGAACACTTAGAATCAAGTTGTACTACATAATTTTCTAAGAGAATGGTTTATCACTAAGCTTTCAAACCAGGGTTCACAAAGTGAAATGACTGAAACAacactttggggttttttgggtttgttttttttttttgagaatttgagAATTGAGAAAGATTCGagaatgcagattaaaaccactaCCTAAACTTTCACCCCAAATGTCAGCAAATCTTGCCTACAATTCTATTCCTCCAAACTTCCATCCTTGCCCCCTTTATCCCATTCTATACTCATTTTTCAAAACTTACTAATAAAAACACTGATTGTTACTTTTTGCCCAACCTTCTCCAAAGACTGACCACCTGAAAATAAAACCGACAAGTCCGGAGCATGGCCTATACAATCTGGTGAACCTCCTGCCCACTCGCTTCAGACACACTGTTTCTGATTGTTTAAtgcccacctgctccctcctTTTCAATTCCCAATGTGCAAAGAACTCACTACCACCAACATTACTGTGAATTTTACGCCTAACTCAATTACACTCTAATCAACAGCAGTTTTTTGCCCATTCTGTTCATCAGCAATACTATGAGCGGGCTGAGTTCTAAAAGATTTAGAGGACACCAAGTCAAACTCTTAAGGGGAGTAGAAACCTTTTGATAGAGGACATTCTTAAGGTGAACAGACTGGAATTCAGATAAATGgtggaaatacaaatatttaaaaacaaatctgcCTCAAAAGATAGAATATTCTTTATTAATCAGCACCTGGAGCTACAAGGCCTAAAACTGACTCACCACGACTCTTAGGACTCAAGAACTCCCAAATTTTCAGTACAGCTCGTGCCTTTTAAGATCAAGGAAAGCTACAACGCCAAAAGACCCTCTGCGCCAGAGAATCATATGGTGTCTTGCGTTGTTTCCAGAAGCTGGAGCACCCTGTGCCTGAAGGCCCACGTTGCCTCTAAGATGGCCGCCGTATGGCCCCACTACCCAACTCCCCTCAACAAACAGATGCATTTGGTCCATGTCTCCTTTTCCCTACTTCCCCTCCATAAGATCTTATGCCCTGAACCCTCAATCCACTCCTGCCGGCCCAACAGATGGGGAAAGACCAGAAGGGAAAAGTTCTACTCACCATGGCGTTGAGAGGAGAAAGCACACTCCTCTCGGCCCGGCGGCTcccacaggaaaaggaaatacTTAGCACTTCCTCGTTCTATATGTAACCTTCACCTCGTCTCCCATCCTGCTCCGCCTCAGGACCAATCCAGAGCCACAAAATCTCTCTGTaccactctaaaaaaaaaaatacagtattatttctTCATATGGGTAAAATTACGGTAACTTGACTTCCAAAGTCCACAATAGCGCTTAGAAACGAGGGACTCCTTTTCGCGGAATAATTCATAAGTAGGCGTGTCAACTCTCGCGAGATGAGGTGTCTTTCCCTTCAACTACTGTAAAGTATTATAGCTTTctcttatggaaaagaaaaattacagggaCGGGAAGAATCGCTGTGTGCTGTAAAAGAAAACTTTGACTTGTGAACAAACCGGCCCTGTTGTGGGCTGGTGGAAGTAGTCCCGgcgggggtggggtcagggctcCAGACGTCAGCGTCCGGCGCGCAGTTTGGTTTGGCGGTGTTTGCTCTGCTGTCCGGCTCTGGCGGGATGTGGTCGCGAATGAACCGAGCCGCTGAGGAGTTCTACACTCGACTCCTGCAGTGAGTTGTAGCCCTTCCTCTTGGCTAGATTGCGCGAACGGCATTACTCCCTCCGGGTATCTCGATTTCTCCCCCTCAAGCCTGTGGCCACAGCTTTGGGGATTAGCGCCTTGTCAGTTCTCGGTGGCGCGCACGTTACCGACTAAGTTAGCTGCCCAGGGTCCGGGCGTTGGGCGGAGGCCAGTTATCCGCTCCAGTGTGCGGTTGGCCCTGGGGAGGCTTGGTTGTAGTGTAGTTTAAGAGAAAATATCCACGTTATCGATCGCGGTGGAAGGTGACAATTTTCCAAGAGGTACTTTATTCATTGTGAAAACGCATATAACTTGCAATGCTAGAGGCACCTTCCAGTATATGGAAAACTACGTGTTGGCATCTTTCATCGTTTTAAAGCCTTGCTGTAGTCTATTCAAGATAGTTATCATATGAGCCATAGTTATAATGTGATGGTGTGTTGGCTTTTTTAAGCACCTTTATTTTACTGTGCTCTAAGATTGCATTTTATTCTCATAGTGAGGTACTAGTACCAAAGGGGATTCCGTCTACTCCTGCATCCAAGTAAAAATTGAATCTAGTAGTTATCAGATTTGAGCGTGCATGAGAAGCACCTGGAGCACTGtcaaaacacagattgctgggccccacctccagggtttctgatttagtaggtctgggtggggccaAACAATTCGCCGTTCTAACTAAGTACAGGGGAAGCAGCTGCTGCGGGCTTGACACCacggtttgagaaccactggtatgATCTAACCCCGTGTTTTCTAAATGCTATAAATGTTCattgtttattgctttttttctgcTTACAAAAATGGTCATTCTGGTCAATTTTTTGATCATTATAGAATGtacattggcttttttttttaacctaacaaTGTCTTCGATAGCTTTCAGTATGAGAGCCTAtaggtctgtttttttttttaattaactgctGTATAATTCATTCTATAGCTTGAGAAATATACATATGCTTGAGAAATGATTGTTGATTGACTAACATCCCTGAGTTATACATTAAAGACAAACGTTTTTAAGAATAAGTCACAGTCTTGTCCAAAAGAGCAAAAGTGAATCAGTCTCAAGCCTATATCTCCTGGTTTTATTTTAGTAAGTCATAGagtagagaaaataataaatggtatCCTGAAACAATTCCTTTGGGTTCCTTTAGGTCTCTAAAGATTCTTTTTTCAAAGTGTAGAGCAGGCATTCGGGTATgttaatgatttatagttttacatgCTTTGGGATCactattttaaagcttttttaaaaatgattttatcttatcgttagaggggaagggagggagggtaacatcaatgtgtggttgtctctcgtgcaccctctgctggggacctggcccacaacccaggcatgtgcccggactgggacaAACGTAGAGGGAgaatacatgcttccattttagCCGTGGAAATCTAGGACCTGGGAGCCTTAAATAAGTTCACTGTGGTGGCCC is part of the Desmodus rotundus isolate HL8 chromosome 7, HLdesRot8A.1, whole genome shotgun sequence genome and encodes:
- the SNAPC5 gene encoding snRNA-activating protein complex subunit 5 isoform X1, which translates into the protein MLSRLQELRKEEETLLRLKAALHDQLNRLKVEELALQSMISSRRGDEMLPSQAAREQSHDQMSVHVDNEASINQTALELSTRSHVTEEEEEEEEESDS
- the RPL4 gene encoding large ribosomal subunit protein uL4 produces the protein MACARPLISVYSEKGESSGKNVTLPAVFKAPIRPDIVNFVHTNLRKNNRQPYAVSELAGHQTSAESWGTGRAVARIPRVRGGGTHRSGQGAFGNMCRGGRMFAPTKTWRRWHRRVNTTQKRYAICSALAASALPALVMSKGHRIEEVPELPLVVEDKVESYKKTKEAVLLLKKLKAWNDIKKVYASQRMRAGKGKMRNRRRIQRRGPCIIYNEDNGINKAFRNIPGITLLNVSKLNILKLAPGGHVGRFCIWTESAFRKLDDLYGTWRKAASLKSNYNLPMHKMLNTDLSRILKSPEIQRALRAPRKKIHRRVLKKNPLKNLRIMLKLNPYAKTMRRNTILRQARNHKLRVDRAAAALKAKSDEKGVPGKKPVVGKKGKKVVGVKKQKKPVVGKKAAATKKPAAEKKPAEKKPTTEEKKPVA
- the SNAPC5 gene encoding snRNA-activating protein complex subunit 5 isoform X2, with product MLSRLQELRKEEETLLRLKAALHDQLNRLKVEELALQSMISSRRGDEMLPSQAAREQSHDMSVHVDNEASINQTALELSTRSHVTEEEEEEEEESDS